aaagaaaaatgcacagGGTGCAGATGGATATGAGAGGGTTGGTGTGTAGCCATCAAGGATTTACAGGATTTACCACCTCAAAAATAAGAGGAGCCTGTTAAAATAAGTTTGACAGCTTGTCTCTCCGCTGCACAGGTCACTCAGGCCTCTCAGGCTATTCATTATGAATGCCTCGCCAACTATTTGCTGGCCTCTGCAGCTCTCTGTAGACTCGCTCTTTCTGTTTACCCTTTGAGCGTCTCCGTCTTTCTGCTGGTTTTGTTAAATGATGGGTGTAAAATATAGTGGCTTTTTGGACCTTTTTGTGCGTCCGGCTACAAACGATGCCAACAATGCACAATAGCGAGAGCCGCTGCCAATCTGACGCCAACGCTCACCAACTGGACTCCGGCATTTCCTGAAcgttcagaaaaaaagaaaacagaaaacggCTCCCGATAATGATTGGAGAGGAGCAGAAGAGGCATCAAATGGTTCAGGAACACGGTTGTGGGTTGGGCAGTTGAATAATTGGCTAAAGCACCTTATGAAAGAACAGCTTGAAAATAAAtctaacaaaagaaaaacctttgTGCAGGGTGAATGACAAACGGCAGGAAATGTCAAGCTGTGAGTTCTGGCTGGACTATAAATATGTTCACTTAATGCTTTATGCTAGTTGAAATGTACAGTTTCTTGAAGTGAAACTCTCTGGATGTGATCAAATAAAAGTCCCTTGCATCTAAACGTGTGCATAAAGATACAGCAGCTTGTTCGTTTCCAGTCTTATGAGCGAATCCTGTAATTATGCAGTTTGGTGCACTTGTTTAAAAGAGACAGCTATACTTGATAAACGAGCTACGTAGTTTATTCAGTGCACTCAGCTATTTGTAGCGCTCCACTGACAGCAATTACAGCTACGAGTATGTTTGAGGTTCCTTCTAGCAGCAGCAGCGCACACCTGGGTTTTGAAGCACTTGTGCTCGTTGCGTATTGTCTCCTGCTGTGACAGATTGGATTGGAAAGTGTTGGTAAATTGCAGTCTGTGTCTAAACTGATTTTCAGCTGGGTTCAGGTGCTTTGTGGCGGTTGAAGACATTCAGAGGTGTATCACAAATCTCAGAAAGTGTATTTTGGGAGAAATTAACGTAATGTGCTCCCAAAAAAAGAGTCTGACTAACTTTAATGCTGATGATTGAATTTTGAACAGATTACAGCAAGTATATCTAAACGTTTTAACTGCCCTCTTCACTGTTTCCTGTACTATCCCTGTGAGAGGTGCTGAAACGAGTATAAAGAGATACAAAATGACCACAACAagtatcttttttaaaaaattctgttttgtgTCTCCTTGTTAAAGCCATGGGTTTGGCTCTTATGTTGGAAAAGCTCCTAATCGGTCCAGGTTGGGCCCTACTCGAGTCTCAATGGTACCACCGATgaatgcacactgacatttttagAAACACAGTGAGCTCTGGTTTCTGAAAACCAGGGGGCACCACAGCCCCCACATTAAATGACCTTCAATGAGGAATCCTCAAAAAGCTTTTATGCACAGGGGTAGTGAGAGTGGGCGTGCAGGctggttgtttttgttgctttaaaatGCAGGTAAACACTCAGTGTGAATAATTGGGAATCTTCAGAGTAGAAAAGGACGTGGTGTGGAGCAAAGGTGTGATCTGCTGTCATCATAGACTGTCACATCCGTGTAACGGCCATTAATTATCGCATTCAATTTCACTGTCGCAGTCTCCCTCATCATCTTCATCTGCCCTTTCCATTTATCCCCCACTCAAGACCTCATCTTCTGCTGTCTGCTGTCATTCACGTTAACCTCGGCCAATGTCGGGATGGTTTTGTGTGCCATTTTAGTTGTTTCTAAAGCAAATTCAAGGTCtcacttaaatgtttttttctccttcttgaATAGTCCAGGAGCTATgttcatcttttatgtacagtctgtgTCTGAAATATCTATCAGTGGAAATATCAGcctacttttttaaattaaagacttactcttttttaatttaatagtaTTTAAATTACTAACTTGGTGTGCAGTAAATGTGCAGTATATGTTATCATCATGACAGCTTTCGGTTGAGAGAGTTCAATGTAGCCTTTTACATATGGCACAGTCCTCGTCCCTTAGCTTTACTCTGTACAAGATCCAGCTTTAACAATCATCTACAAGGCTACATGACGTGACTATTTAGGAGTGATGGGAGCAAGAagttaataataactaatgattaaatgcagagtggacAAACACATGCATAAATACGCAGTGCAACATTAATGGGAAAAGATTTCTGAATCAAATGAAGAAGGTGGGCTGTGGTCTTGTTCTGTGACCAAGTGAGGAAAACCCTGCCAGGTAACATCAAACAAGCCCAAGATTTGAGGTTTTGCAGACAGGAGACCGTGACATGATGTTAACTTGTCAGCTATTTTGAACATATATGGTCGCGATGGAATGAGGCCTAGCAACCACCTGTGGCTAGACTGTTTGCCTTCAAAATTTTCAAACATGTTGTTTTCAGCTCTGAGACACAACATTTACTTCAAAGATGAACCGTCTCCATTTCTGCTTTCCATCGTGCTTTTTCAAGGTTTACTACTCCTCAGCTAGCAGATTGTGTGTTTGCAGACTGCTAacaatctgctagcaaccaaagcaatcaccaGGAAGTTTTTTTCTGCAGCAACATCTGATATCAGCTGATATCAACCAACATTAAGGAACCACTACTGACCAGTCGGGGAATACATGTTTCACTAGCAACTGGTGGCTGTATCATGTCCCATATGGTGGACATCTCAAGAGCAATGTACTCATGATGTCAGAAAACAGtataaaaagcaaataaaaattaaGTAAGAAAGCAAGCATCTACAGCAGTCTGAACTTCTAACAGATTATTCATGAATACCTAATTAAGTGAAACTTggccatttttttaaagtatctAAAATGCAACAGTTTAGATATATAAGATAGAAAATAAGGAAATGCATTGCAAGTCCACTTCAAATAGGCTGAAGGTAGGAATGTGTGCATTCACCCAAGTTCTCAAGAGGTTAAAAACAGTTTCTGGTAGTTACTTGTAAACTGATTCTTCCAAATGTGCACTAAAGATACCTGCAGttcaataaaaatgtgtgtgtgtgtgtgttgtttgagTTACACGTCAATAAAATGTGGATAACAAAGACTTCCCTCTGCTTACAGAATCTGTGTGTCTGAATCATGATTAAGCAGTTGAGTCACTGTCTTTGTTGTAGATGAAATCAGTCTGGAGGGGATGGTGGTGCACCGAGCCGAATGCAGGCCAGCCGTCACTGACAGCTACATGAAGCTGAAGAAGTGAGTGAATGCTGAAATTTCCCTTCCAAATGCTGCAGTTTGAAagctgttaaattcatcttgcATGAGATGATGTAATCCTGAGAACTTAAACGTTACAGTGGTTCTTATTGCAGTTGATTAGAATAATATACAGATGGAAAGGAGAGAACTAAACTGGAATTATTTCCATCGTCACATCTAACCAAGTTAGGAACTCTATCAAGGAGGTAGGTGTATTATTGTCAAATTCTACAACCAAGAGATGCCTTCATGAATGGAAATACAGAGAGTTTGCAGCAAGGCACAAGAAGAAGTCCAAATTagactttgccagaaaacatctaaaaacacagttctgggggaaaaaaaaaagatgaagccACGATTAACTTGTACCAGAATTAGGAAAGAGAAAAGTATGAAGAAAGATGGAAACAGGTCGTCTGTCAAACATGCTGGCACGGGCATGtatatggctgccagtggaaccggATCACTGGTGTTTATTGATGACAGGCCTATAATCTCTGCTCAGGTTCAGAGCAAATAAGTTGAAGGCATTAGATACAAAACTGAatgcaggaaaaaaacccacaaacaagcggcaactgaaggtggctgcagCAAATCCCTGGCAGAGCATCTCATCTCAGAACACAGCAACCCGTTGGTGGTGTCCCTGGGTTCTAGACTTGATTGTACGAAAAACAATCCTCATATTTAAAATTCTGTTAGTTTGCCTAATTACTTTTCAGTCCCTGATAATAGGAGGCtgtataaaaatatctgcaattcCTAAACAGTCGCTGCAAGTTCAGGGAAGTCAGATACATTGTGGTCCATCAAACGCAGATATTTTAGAGGTGCACTGGTAACAAAGTATGACATTTGGAGAgcatcaaacacacaaatgtaCATCAAACGCACAAAGCAGTAAGGGtgttatttgttgttttggAAGCGTGCTGTTGAATTTGCTTCTTTCACCCCTGAAAAGCACGAAATCTATTCAAGTGTTGTGAATTAATTCCAGCGTGAGTAGACAAGTTGGCAGCGTGTTGACAGGATCACGACTGCAACTGTTAATTTGTGTACACTAAACACTCGAGTCCActctggctgttttttttttatttttagttttttttatttccaaacTGGTTTCTGTCTCCTCTTCATTGGATTATGCTATTCCAGCCAGAGTTAGAGGATGGCATTGCTATAGCAACAGCATCACTGTGGCAGATGCACTGCTACAATCCAACCGAaggcaaacacaaaacacagcagtgtgtgagacGCTTCCTCTGTCGACCATCAAATCAGCGAGGCACATCAGAACTAACAGCAAGCACCTTGAAAACTGAAGTGCAAAAAAGCAGTCTTACGTCCTCTGTCCCTAACATGGCCGGTGTGTGTTCATAACAAAGCTGAGATCCTCCCTAAACATTACAGGATGGCAGTATTTATCTAACATAGAGCACGTACCGAACTTAGATCTGTCTGATTTGTACTTCGACACAAACTTGAGAAGAAAATTCTTCACTTTTGGATCCAGTTTTTTAATCTCCCAGTTGGACAGCAGCTGACAAATGGCCCTCCATCATTTCAGGCTACAGGATAATGAAGGACATTATGTTGTCATGGtggcgtctgtgtgtgtggacacAATTCAAGAATAGTTTTGCTACATTTTCAAGTGATTATATGAAGCTCTTTGCCACCTTTTCCGGCACATTAGTGAAAATTTTCAATCGAATAAATGTATGCATTAGATCCAATCTGATCATTATTGGGTTTATTTATAAATGGGGAGGACGATCGACTTCACTAATGGCAGCACTGAAGCAGGAGTGCTTGTGGCCAATATCAGTTATCACAGTGATTATGGCAGGACATCAGGGAGGCAGAGTGCTTTGCTGTTTGATTTGATGGTCGaactataataaaaaaatgtgagtCAAGATTAATGaaagtcaaaaaaataaataaatagaaagcaGGATATCTTCAAGCAAAGCAGCTGCCATTACTTGTTTGCTTAGCTCAAGCCCAAGGTGATGACAGTTGTGTTTTGTGCCAACAGGCCAATCTGTCAGCTGAGATCACATTAGACGTTAGAGCACAGATGATACAGgaaactttctctctctcactgtgtgtgtgtgtgcgtgtgtgtcagaTTGCAGATTAAAGAGTCCGTCAAGCCTCAGCGTTTGTCACAGCAGCTGGAGAGAGCCGTCACCACCGTCTTCAAGCCTGTGGCCAACCATGATTTCAATGTGAGAAGTAATATCAGCAGTCCTTGCATGCATGTGTCTGTAACTAGTTTGACTCATTGTATCACTTGTTTGATAAAATGGTTTTAATCCTGTAAAGTCTGGTGCAAAGTGCAAGAAATgtgcaacaaaaaaagaaaagaaatagaatatCAACGTGTATATGTGAgctttaatttgtatttattgtttacTGCTCACAGTAGCagggaaaggaaaaaatacCACTGTTGATGTAGaggtctcaaaaactcatgGATCTAATATGATACACTTGGCATTGTAGGGTAAAAAAAGCTGTTGTGCTGACGTAATGTTGCCAGCTGCAAGGTCGTCTTTTATAAAGTAACTTCAAAGTCTTTCTTAACGAGAGTGAATCACATCAAACTTCAGACAGCACAGTTTGAAATGTGTTAATGACCCAGTCTTCATCACTTCATCACACAAGCAGATAAtaattttctttgtgttttctttaatgcaTTTTGATCTTCTAATGGTTCGCTTGCTGAACTTGATTCTCCATCAGCACCTTTACTTTTCAGTTTTAAGTTCTTTCCCAGCTAAAGACGAGATATAAGATGAGTTCAGGATTAAAAATACATTAGAAATGGAAggaaattttttttgttttttaattcctCAGCTTTGTTGCATTTGTTCAGTTCcatcttaaaatataaatatttcatggaaattttaaactaaattactaaaaaacagctaaaaatgcattttataagAGTGCATCTTATCCCATTCTTTTACAGGATTAAAGGGAAttcttttaaattatatttttatctattATAAGTTTTGGAAATTTTACAGGAACTAACTGTTTGTATCCAGTTGTGGATCTTTCACGTGTTAGGTGAATGTCTTAACCGCTACGATGTGCTAAAAAAGGTCAAATAGTTCAgttaaaaatttttaaaaataaacaagacttCTCGTTTCCCACCTGCAGTACCTTCACGGCCCACCAGGAGGTTGCAGCCCACACTTTGCGAATCACTcgcctgtatttaaaaaaaaaaaaaacacacacatatatatgtacttTTTGCAATGTAACCTCCTGAAGGGAATAATTATGGTATGAAAGGTATTTTACCTTCTGTGGGTCAccattttattaatattttaaactaACATGTTTTcatagactgtacataaaagatggacatccATTGGCTTGTGATGTCCATTTGAGTGTTTTGATCATGACCATTTAACTTTGATGGGTGAAACTTGGATCACAGCATTTCAAAAAAGCATACCCCGCTTTATTGGTTAAATTAGAAGATATTACTGGAAGAAAATCATTCTGTATTAAAGAAGATTTAATGAGCAACAAAGACTTAATACAAACCTGTTTAGggttttaaaattatttcttcaggtcaagtGACCAGTCAGGTCATTCACTCATACTTATTTTTGGAGCCAAAAAAGTCGCCCCCTGCTGTCCATTTGAAAGAATGCAAGTTTAAGCTCCACTTCTGCATTTTTCAGATACAGCCGCTAGACCCATCTGTGATCTgtattttcatgcctgtggtCTTCCAGGTTAATTGCCTCTGGCTCATTTCCCCCTTTGGTGGGGTTAATCTGTGGGGATATGACCTCAGAACTTGTTCCAAGATAACAACAAAGCGCTTCCAGGTTTAGGTCCTAGACTTTGGCTTTCAATAATGCATTTTGGTTCGGTTTGAATTCTATGTGAAAACTGAACAAGCCAAGGGGGGAACGCAACAAGTGTACCATCATTCACCGATTCAAATCAGGAGAAAACAGTCAGTGCACAGTTTTTGGTGTTTAAATCCATCTAAAATGATCTTAGTTGTCTTTAGTCTGGCAATATTATATAGTATTTTCACTGTCATTAATGTTACTGTCATCAGTTTTAATACTGAGTTTGGGTCTAAGGTGGAGtatgagaagaaaaagaagaccgAAGGGAAGATGGTGAGAGCTGAACGTCAGCTCGTGTTGGACATGCTCTTCTCGGCCTTCGAGAAGCACCAGTATTACAACATTAAGGCGCTGGTGGACATCACCAAACAACCTGTGGTGAGCagcgtgcacgcacacacacccatGTGAAACAGGCaacatgtacacacactcaaacatgcacacatgcaacaGCATCGCtgtaaaaagcataaaaaaaacaatacacctGCCCACTATCCACCTTGCTTTGTTAAATTTGAACAAATCGCCCACGGCGTGACGTTCATGCCTGTTCACACTATCTGTTGTGGCTGAAATTTGGGCCaacgtgtgcacacacacacacacacacgcacacatggcATGAATCGATACAGTGCAGTGGATTCGTTCCAGCTCGCAGTGAACAGAAATGTGTAGGTGCTGATGAGACCTTTAggtcctcctctccctctgatTGCATCTGATTGCATAACCAGTGGCTGAGTAGGAGTCAAACGCCCCAATACACTCCACACCATCATTTCTCTCCTAAAGCACTTGGCTAGCACTCAAATTAACTGAACTAAAGTAACCGAAATGCCCATTATGAAAAGTCTTGGAGCACATTACGGTTATTCATCAGTTGGCGGCCGCGTCTATACAAGCTCAACAGAGACACCTGCTGGTCATTGCAGAGGATTGTCTGATCTGCTAAAGAGTAGCCCCTGCTTGTGAGTTCATGCCTGCTGATTAAACCAAAAGTCAATGTTAGCGCATGATTTAAAGTAAGAAGAAACAGCTTTTTGCCCACTTGTACATACACTgactcattatttgaaacttgtTTGATATGATCCTTAAATACGTTTGTTACAATTGCAACACTATGCTACAGGTGACTAGCATATCATGTCCACTCTAACCCTCTGACAGCTAAACCAGGGTTGTTGTTGTGCCTAAAGGGGAATATTTGCTCACTGCACATGTCTTTGTAGCTGGTGGTTGATTATTAGGGTTATCCAGTTGCCAAGGTAACCTACTACCGTATTTGCCACCCTGTCATATGTCAATCAGTGGCAGTTTTCCTGAAGACACTTCAGTCGCTTACCTCGAAGTTCAGAAAAGTTTAACTTGGGACAAACAAACTGCTGCTATTTCTGTTCTGCTGTCAGTTGAAGTTGCTGATGCCATCGACTTTTTGTGGTTTCTAGTTTCTGCTGTTCGCTTCCTGCGTGAACGCCCCTGAACCAAGAAATGGATTATACCTAACCTTAGACTAACTACTTCTACCAGTGGAGCTCTTTTTAGTACTCTGGGAATATACTTGATCCAtaactgaggggaaaaaaggacacCAGAAGCCAGAAATCTCATATTCTTATAGCATAGAGTGATTGTGGAAACGGATCAGTGATTTATTAGACCTCACAATATTTCCCCTGTGGATGTCAGGGGAAATTTTCTAAACAGTGGTCACCACCATAGTGGCTCGAGTCCATCATGAGGAGATCGAGAGACACGCTCTCTCTCATATGCGCTGGGTTTCCTCACAGTTCAACAGCTCACCTGGGAGGGGCCATAGACACGTGCCTAAATCGCCTGAGCTGGCTTCTTTGGATGCGAAGGAGTTGTGGCTCTTCTCTGAGCCATTTGTGAGCTCCACACCCCTCTATGTGGGACGGCCCTCCTGTGGAACCACAACATGCAGGAAGAGGCACGTGGATTTGGAGTATTGTGGATCAGGCAGTAGACAAAGGCAGGGAGTCAATCACCAGCTCCCAGTAGTGTCATATACTAATAACTGGTACTTAAAGATAAATATGAGGCCAGTACCGGTTTTTCAACTGGTTTAGAACAAGCACAGGAGAAAGTGGGTGTgaactgaaaaatgaaggcatacttttgtctttgtgtgggTTAAAGTAACAAGGTGCAAATGTTTGCTCTTTGTGCTCAGTTAGTTACAAATTGTCCACAAAATCATGCAACACATCTGtttaaatgcatcatgtttCAAGCTGCTTCTTGTGTCTGGCACAGACCTACCTGAAAGAAATCATGAGGGAAATCGGCACATACAACAGCAAAGGCGTTCACAAAAGCACCTGGGAACTGAAGCCGGAGTACCGACACTACCAATCTGACGAGGAGGAGATGCAGACCACCTAGGCCGAGCCAGAGTCCTCTGAAGTATCTTCTGGGCCTCAAATTTGCAATAAATTTGTTTAtttcagtaatttttttttatgttgacaGAATTATGGGGAGAAAAAGCTTTGTGTGCACTCAAACATAACTAATATGGCACGATGGtgtaaaatctttatttttgtgGTAGGATAAATTTTTGTGTGTATTCCAAGAAAGAAATAAACGTCCTCTGCTGAGGAAAACAAAGATTAAGGGGCAAACTGGCTCGAAACTTCTAGCAATGCTGCCTCTTTCTAGGAGTGTTACTATGGCAACTGTGAACAGCCTTAAACTATGGTTACAATGAATCacaccagctgctgctgctggtctgACTGCACCCCAGCTATTAAATGTGTGTCAGCGGGTCTCATTCCCATTAGTTTCGAGTGAGAT
This is a stretch of genomic DNA from Pelmatolapia mariae isolate MD_Pm_ZW linkage group LG16_19, Pm_UMD_F_2, whole genome shotgun sequence. It encodes these proteins:
- the LOC134645128 gene encoding general transcription factor IIF subunit 2-like isoform X1 — its product is MSEKMEVDLTGVKQSKGVWLVKVPKYLSQQWDKAAEKGEVGKITIGKKQGKTEVCFSLSDELMALDAVGENNASLEVPKDHPFTMHPVGGQTMAVFSHSNTGQSKPAVSGSSTSGKTPDEISLEGMVVHRAECRPAVTDSYMKLKKLQIKESVKPQRLSQQLERAVTTVFKPVANHDFNVEYEKKKKTEGKMVRAERQLVLDMLFSAFEKHQYYNIKALVDITKQPVTYLKEIMREIGTYNSKGVHKSTWELKPEYRHYQSDEEEMQTT
- the LOC134645128 gene encoding general transcription factor IIF subunit 2-like isoform X2 — its product is MSEKMEVDLTGVKQSKGVWLVKVPKYLSQQWDKAAEKGEVGKITIGKKQGKTEVCFSLSDELMALDAVGENNASLEVPKDHPFTMHPVGGQTMAVFSHSNTDEISLEGMVVHRAECRPAVTDSYMKLKKLQIKESVKPQRLSQQLERAVTTVFKPVANHDFNVEYEKKKKTEGKMVRAERQLVLDMLFSAFEKHQYYNIKALVDITKQPVTYLKEIMREIGTYNSKGVHKSTWELKPEYRHYQSDEEEMQTT